The Chlorogloeopsis sp. ULAP01 genome window below encodes:
- a CDS encoding HAD-IIB family hydrolase — protein sequence MTTTSMRYFALATDYDGTLATDGQVNDETLEALKCLQTSARKLILVTGRELDDLQQAFSQFDCFDCIVAENGAVLYFPTSRQEKILGTQPPVEFIKALQERHVEPLSVGKVIVATWHPNETTVLEVIRELGLELQVIFNKGAVMVLPSGINKASGLTAALDELKLSPHNVVGIGDAENDHAFLTMCECSVAVANALPMVKERVDFVTDGSRGAGVVEVIDKLLASDLADINSQLQRHNILLGTREDNSEVKIKSDGLSLLLAGTSGGGKSTLATAMLERIAEQKYQFCIIDPEGDYENFTDAVVLGDSDRSPRLTEVLKLLERPDQNVIVNLLGIALGDRPAFFAALLPALQELRSQTGRPHWIVVDEAHHLLPSSWNSASLTLPQKIDGLMLITVHPDQVAPAALSLVDAILTVGNSPEQNIEQFCTVVGYCPPQLTPQTLEPGEVYAWFRQDPEPFRFRIAPGNTERRRHVRKYAQGELGQDKSFYFRGAEGKLNLRAQNLILFTQIAEGVDDETWLYHLSQGDYSRWFREAIKDESLAEEVANIEQTANGSASESRAAIKTAIEQRYTLPA from the coding sequence ATGACAACTACATCCATGCGTTACTTTGCATTAGCCACTGACTACGATGGTACACTTGCCACAGATGGACAGGTAAATGATGAAACCCTGGAAGCACTAAAATGCCTGCAAACTTCTGCTAGAAAACTGATTTTGGTGACAGGAAGGGAACTAGATGATTTGCAGCAGGCGTTTTCACAATTTGATTGTTTTGATTGTATTGTGGCAGAAAATGGTGCTGTCCTTTATTTCCCTACTTCCCGTCAAGAGAAAATATTGGGTACGCAACCACCTGTAGAATTTATTAAAGCGTTGCAGGAACGCCATGTTGAGCCTCTATCAGTGGGTAAGGTTATTGTCGCTACTTGGCATCCAAATGAAACAACTGTTCTAGAGGTAATCCGCGAGTTGGGATTGGAATTGCAAGTCATCTTTAATAAAGGTGCGGTAATGGTGCTACCTAGTGGTATCAATAAAGCGTCGGGATTGACGGCGGCTTTGGATGAGTTGAAGTTATCGCCACACAATGTTGTTGGTATTGGCGATGCAGAAAACGATCATGCCTTTCTCACTATGTGTGAGTGTTCGGTTGCGGTTGCCAATGCCTTACCAATGGTGAAAGAACGAGTGGATTTTGTCACCGATGGTAGTCGCGGTGCTGGTGTTGTAGAGGTAATTGATAAACTACTTGCCTCAGATTTGGCTGACATTAATAGCCAGTTGCAACGACATAATATTCTGTTGGGAACACGAGAAGATAATTCCGAGGTTAAAATTAAGTCTGATGGCTTAAGTCTATTGCTTGCTGGCACCTCTGGCGGAGGCAAATCCACTTTGGCAACAGCAATGTTAGAACGGATCGCCGAGCAAAAATACCAATTTTGCATTATCGATCCAGAAGGAGATTACGAGAACTTTACCGATGCGGTTGTTTTGGGTGATAGCGATCGCTCGCCACGATTAACAGAAGTATTGAAATTACTTGAACGACCTGATCAAAATGTAATTGTTAATTTACTTGGTATTGCTTTAGGCGATCGTCCGGCGTTTTTTGCAGCATTACTACCGGCTTTGCAAGAATTGCGTTCGCAAACAGGACGTCCCCATTGGATAGTAGTGGATGAAGCACACCATCTTCTGCCTTCATCTTGGAACTCTGCCTCGTTAACTTTACCTCAAAAAATAGACGGCTTGATGCTCATTACTGTGCATCCCGATCAAGTTGCACCTGCTGCTTTATCTTTAGTAGATGCTATCCTCACCGTTGGCAACTCACCAGAACAGAACATTGAGCAATTCTGTACAGTCGTCGGTTACTGTCCGCCACAATTAACACCTCAAACCCTTGAACCAGGAGAAGTTTACGCTTGGTTTCGACAAGATCCCGAACCATTCCGCTTCCGCATTGCCCCTGGAAATACCGAACGCCGCCGTCATGTCCGCAAGTATGCGCAAGGAGAACTGGGACAAGACAAAAGCTTTTATTTTCGAGGAGCAGAAGGTAAATTGAATCTGCGCGCTCAAAACTTGATTTTGTTTACCCAAATCGCAGAAGGTGTAGATGATGAAACTTGGTTGTATCACCTAAGCCAAGGAGATTACTCACGCTGGTTTCGAGAAGCAATTAAGGATGAATCTTTAGCTGAAGAAGTTGCAAATATAGAACAAACTGCTAACGGTTCCGCATCCGAAAGTCGTGCTGCTATCAAAACAGCAATTGAGCAACGTTATACTTTGCCAGCGTAA
- a CDS encoding iron-siderophore ABC transporter substrate-binding protein: MRLTIKRSISLLLLAAFTTLLVTACNPTSNLSIKRYDKSIKYCRVVQDVMGNTCIPNNPQRIVTMMSISLGSAWALGIKPIASAWVPGEPFPAYIKDQEQLENIGTLYEPNVEKILQLKPDLIVSNTRPALKRIHKQLSSIAPTVVVDAPIPPLSWQQSLEDIANLFGKEQESQRLIELYWQRVEKLRQALGDKRYQLKVSVITINPPYGIFTYGQKHPTSQVLSDVGLQRPLIQMGDFTTKEQISQELLPELDGDVIFLSYRGKKAAKESLEKLQQTPLWRTLKAVQQNRVYLVDANHWYAFDVLAMNAVIDDLFKYLVNAP; this comes from the coding sequence ATGCGGCTAACTATAAAACGCTCTATTTCTCTACTATTGCTGGCTGCTTTCACAACGTTGCTGGTGACTGCTTGTAATCCAACTTCAAATTTAAGTATAAAAAGATACGATAAATCCATAAAATATTGCCGTGTCGTGCAAGATGTAATGGGTAACACTTGCATCCCTAATAACCCTCAGCGAATTGTAACCATGATGTCTATCTCTTTAGGTAGTGCTTGGGCGTTGGGGATTAAACCGATTGCATCTGCATGGGTACCAGGTGAGCCTTTCCCAGCATATATTAAGGATCAAGAGCAGCTTGAAAATATTGGTACTCTTTATGAGCCAAATGTAGAGAAAATCCTACAATTAAAACCTGATTTAATTGTATCAAATACACGACCAGCACTAAAGAGAATTCATAAACAGTTGTCCAGCATCGCACCTACCGTTGTTGTAGATGCACCAATTCCACCTCTATCGTGGCAGCAAAGCCTAGAAGATATTGCAAATTTATTCGGAAAAGAACAAGAGAGCCAACGATTAATAGAACTTTACTGGCAACGGGTTGAGAAACTTAGGCAAGCATTGGGAGATAAAAGATATCAGTTAAAAGTGTCTGTCATTACTATAAATCCACCCTATGGAATATTCACTTACGGACAAAAACATCCCACAAGCCAAGTATTGTCAGATGTCGGACTACAGCGTCCACTGATACAGATGGGAGATTTCACTACAAAAGAGCAAATTTCTCAGGAACTTCTGCCTGAACTTGATGGAGATGTTATTTTTCTTTCTTATAGAGGAAAAAAGGCGGCAAAGGAATCCTTAGAAAAACTCCAACAAACCCCTTTGTGGCGCACCTTAAAAGCAGTACAACAAAATCGAGTTTATCTTGTAGATGCTAACCATTGGTATGCTTTTGATGTTTTGGCAATGAATGCCGTTATTGATGATTTATTTAAATACCTCGTCAACGCCCCTTAA
- a CDS encoding TonB-dependent siderophore receptor produces the protein MKSWRFADKNKCFVISLDIYLWLVVSVVGVIGGIFAQPVQALASEKKQDTAIAKIQTLSEINFPATSVKDLFSQSPTNPPSQGGVVIITGVKANPTDKGVEVILQTNQGEQLQITNRSAENNFIADIPNAQLRLPNGDAFTFRSQNPVEGITEITVTNLDANTIRVTVAGVAAMPTVELFDSNEGLIFALTPAATAMQPPQQPEGEQPTSETPPEEPTAQDDEPIELVVTGEQDGYRVRDSSTATKTDTPLRDIPQSIQVVPRQVIEDQQAARLRDVIKNVPGIASGFVSPRAFSDTFSIRGFDSIFNLLTDGLLDVTNQSIGFNAATIDRVEVLKGPASVLFGQGSLGGIINYVTKQPLREPYYSIEGSAGSYNFYRGAIDLSGPLNPQGTVAYRFNAAAQTTESFIDFYEQQRYVVSPVLSWQLSERTKLTLQAEYQQVTGPFDIGLPAVGTVLPNPNGKIPRNRFIGEPNIDDSNNRVFRIGYNFEHRFSDNWQLNSAFRTSLLYLDRELVFSTSLAPDGRTLNRGFGTQYYTDSIYNLDTYAVGKFSTGSIQHQLVTGFNLSRQDTFATNPGQAIAPLDLFNPVYGATPTESTSPFNYRNRADSLGLYVQDQITLGENFKVLLGGRFDIANQTFENLVTSSTSFGQTEVFSPRVGIVYQPIPAISLYASYGQSFNYTTSVASAAAPLPQRGTQYEVGIKGELSNRLAATLAFYDLTRTNVPTADPNNPLRSIQTGEQNSKGIEFNVSGEILPGWNVIAGYALTDAKITKDNTFPVGNQINNVPNHSFNLWTTYEIQSGNLQGLGFGLGFFYVGARQGDLLNTFELPSYLRTDAALYYKRGQFRAGINFRNLFNVDYFESAQNRNRVFYGDPFTVQGTISWQF, from the coding sequence ATGAAAAGTTGGCGTTTTGCTGATAAAAACAAGTGTTTTGTAATATCGCTTGACATTTATCTTTGGTTGGTGGTGAGTGTAGTCGGTGTCATTGGTGGTATATTTGCTCAACCCGTACAGGCACTGGCGTCAGAAAAGAAGCAGGATACAGCGATCGCGAAAATTCAAACACTCAGCGAAATAAACTTTCCTGCTACTAGTGTCAAAGATTTATTTTCTCAGTCACCAACTAACCCTCCTTCCCAAGGGGGTGTTGTAATAATTACAGGAGTCAAGGCAAATCCCACCGATAAAGGTGTGGAGGTGATTTTACAAACAAATCAGGGTGAACAACTGCAAATTACTAATCGCAGTGCTGAGAATAATTTTATCGCTGATATTCCTAATGCTCAATTGCGTTTACCCAATGGCGATGCGTTTACATTTCGTTCCCAAAACCCAGTTGAAGGGATTACTGAGATAACTGTTACAAATTTAGATGCTAACACTATCCGGGTGACAGTGGCGGGTGTTGCAGCTATGCCAACAGTTGAGTTATTTGACAGTAACGAAGGATTGATTTTTGCTTTAACACCTGCTGCAACTGCAATGCAGCCACCACAGCAGCCTGAAGGTGAGCAGCCAACGAGTGAAACACCGCCAGAGGAACCAACAGCGCAGGATGATGAGCCAATTGAATTGGTGGTGACAGGTGAGCAGGATGGTTATCGCGTCAGAGATTCGTCAACTGCGACTAAAACCGACACTCCACTGCGCGATATTCCCCAATCGATTCAGGTTGTTCCCCGACAAGTGATTGAAGACCAGCAAGCCGCTCGTCTAAGAGATGTGATCAAAAACGTGCCGGGAATAGCATCAGGATTTGTGTCCCCTCGCGCATTTTCTGACACCTTTTCAATTCGCGGATTTGACTCAATTTTCAACCTTTTAACTGATGGACTGTTAGATGTTACCAATCAATCGATTGGGTTCAATGCTGCCACCATTGATCGCGTCGAAGTCCTCAAAGGACCAGCCTCTGTATTGTTTGGACAAGGCTCCCTTGGAGGGATCATCAACTATGTCACCAAACAACCACTAAGAGAGCCTTACTACTCAATCGAAGGGTCTGCTGGCAGCTATAACTTCTATCGTGGAGCGATTGATCTGTCTGGCCCCCTCAATCCCCAGGGAACAGTCGCATACCGCTTCAATGCGGCGGCTCAAACGACTGAAAGCTTCATTGATTTTTATGAGCAGCAGCGTTATGTTGTATCACCTGTGCTGAGTTGGCAACTGAGTGAACGAACAAAATTGACCCTACAAGCTGAATACCAACAAGTTACGGGACCGTTTGATATTGGTCTTCCTGCGGTAGGAACTGTGTTACCCAATCCAAATGGTAAAATTCCTCGCAATCGCTTTATAGGGGAACCAAATATTGATGACAGTAATAATCGAGTGTTTCGGATTGGTTATAACTTTGAGCATCGTTTCAGCGATAACTGGCAACTGAACAGCGCCTTCCGAACGTCATTGCTTTACTTAGATAGAGAACTTGTTTTCAGCACTTCGTTAGCCCCTGATGGTCGTACTCTCAACCGAGGCTTTGGCACCCAGTATTACACTGATAGTATCTACAATTTAGATACGTATGCTGTTGGTAAGTTCTCTACTGGCAGTATTCAACATCAACTTGTCACCGGGTTCAACTTATCCAGGCAAGACACATTCGCAACCAATCCAGGTCAAGCGATCGCGCCTCTGGATCTGTTCAATCCCGTGTATGGCGCGACTCCAACCGAATCTACCAGCCCATTCAACTACCGAAATCGCGCAGATTCTCTAGGTTTATACGTTCAAGATCAAATTACGCTGGGCGAAAACTTTAAAGTACTTCTGGGTGGACGGTTTGATATTGCCAATCAAACGTTTGAGAATTTAGTGACATCAAGTACCAGTTTTGGTCAAACTGAGGTTTTTAGCCCCCGTGTGGGCATTGTTTATCAACCCATTCCAGCAATTTCTTTGTATGCCAGCTATGGTCAATCATTTAACTACACCACGTCTGTGGCCAGTGCTGCTGCACCGTTGCCCCAGCGAGGCACTCAGTATGAAGTCGGTATCAAAGGAGAGTTAAGTAACCGACTAGCGGCAACTTTGGCATTCTATGACTTAACTCGCACCAATGTACCTACGGCTGATCCGAACAATCCACTTCGTAGCATTCAAACAGGTGAACAGAACAGTAAGGGCATTGAATTCAATGTTTCAGGGGAAATTCTGCCTGGATGGAATGTAATTGCTGGCTATGCGTTAACCGATGCAAAAATTACCAAAGATAATACATTTCCTGTGGGTAATCAAATCAATAATGTTCCTAATCATAGCTTTAACTTGTGGACAACCTACGAAATTCAGTCTGGTAATTTACAAGGACTAGGCTTTGGCTTAGGGTTCTTCTATGTGGGTGCTCGCCAAGGGGATTTGCTTAATACATTTGAGTTACCCAGCTATTTACGTACCGATGCTGCACTTTACTACAAACGTGGACAGTTTCGCGCAGGGATTAATTTCAGAAACTTGTTTAATGTTGACTACTTTGAGTCTGCCCAGAATCGCAATCGAGTTTTCTACGGCGATCCGTTCACTGTACAAGGCACTATTTCATGGCAGTTTTAG
- a CDS encoding Uma2 family endonuclease gives MVQSLPTSLTFAEFVAQFGDDFKYELIDGELVEMEPTGPHEQVTGFINLQLNLAIAHLNQPYFIPMRCLIKPLGLMSAFKPDVIVLDRPALEAEPLWRREPIITLGSSVKLIVEVVSTNWQNDYARKLDDYQALGIPEYWIVDYLGLGGTFFIGSPKQPTITICNLQSDRYQMQAFRGQEYLMSSIFPDLRLTAQQVFRSAE, from the coding sequence ATGGTTCAAAGCTTACCTACGTCATTGACATTTGCAGAATTTGTTGCCCAATTTGGTGACGATTTCAAGTATGAGTTGATTGATGGAGAATTGGTTGAAATGGAACCAACTGGGCCCCACGAGCAAGTAACTGGTTTCATCAATCTGCAACTCAATTTAGCGATCGCTCATCTCAATCAGCCTTATTTTATACCTATGAGGTGCTTAATTAAACCTTTGGGTTTGATGTCAGCTTTCAAGCCAGATGTCATTGTTCTAGATCGACCTGCTCTTGAGGCTGAACCCCTGTGGCGACGCGAACCCATCATTACACTGGGTTCATCGGTTAAATTGATAGTTGAGGTGGTGAGTACAAACTGGCAAAACGACTATGCCCGCAAGTTAGATGATTATCAAGCTTTAGGAATTCCAGAATATTGGATTGTTGATTACCTGGGACTGGGAGGGACTTTTTTCATTGGTTCTCCCAAACAACCGACAATCACTATCTGTAACCTCCAAAGCGATCGCTACCAAATGCAAGCATTTCGCGGTCAAGAGTACCTGATGTCTTCCATATTTCCCGATTTGCGCTTAACCGCGCAACAAGTGTTTAGGTCAGCAGAATAA
- a CDS encoding DUF4351 domain-containing protein, whose translation MTYRFDELGRVEVEAMLDITLKETRVYREIKQEGRQEEAVNFVTRQLTKRFGELPQEVRSLVLGLSLSRLEELGEALLDIYQCG comes from the coding sequence ATGACTTATCGGTTTGATGAACTGGGTAGAGTGGAGGTAGAGGCAATGTTAGATATTACACTCAAGGAAACGAGAGTTTATCGGGAAATTAAACAGGAAGGACGGCAAGAAGAAGCTGTTAACTTTGTTACCCGACAGTTGACGAAGCGTTTTGGAGAACTTCCCCAGGAGGTTCGTTCTTTGGTTTTGGGTTTGTCGTTGTCAAGATTGGAAGAGTTAGGTGAAGCATTGCTGGATATTTACCAGTGTGGCTGA
- a CDS encoding Uma2 family endonuclease, whose translation MVLPQSAHSVPVPALASGDRLTRAEFERRYQATPEKFKAELIEGVVYVASPVRACYGVPHATLVTWLGVYSAATPGVSVADNTTIRLDLDNEPQPDALLRIETGGTSTLSEDGYIEGTPELIAEIATSSAAIDLGDKKNAYRRNGVQEYLVWQTFENRFSWFRLQSEEFVLIEPDAEGIIRSSTFPELWLAVTALLEGRMSNVLNTLQTGLISPEHQAFVQKLAESLI comes from the coding sequence CGATCGCCTCACTCGCGCTGAGTTTGAGCGCCGCTATCAGGCAACTCCAGAAAAATTTAAAGCCGAACTCATTGAAGGAGTGGTTTATGTGGCATCGCCTGTGAGAGCTTGTTATGGTGTTCCTCATGCTACATTAGTAACCTGGCTGGGAGTTTACAGTGCTGCTACTCCTGGTGTGAGTGTTGCTGATAACACAACCATACGGCTGGATTTAGACAATGAACCCCAACCGGATGCTCTACTGCGGATTGAAACTGGTGGCACTTCTACCCTGAGTGAAGACGGCTACATTGAAGGGACACCCGAACTGATTGCCGAAATTGCCACTAGCAGCGCGGCTATAGATTTGGGTGATAAAAAAAATGCTTATCGCCGTAATGGTGTGCAGGAATATCTAGTGTGGCAAACCTTTGAAAATCGGTTCAGTTGGTTTCGGTTGCAGTCTGAAGAATTTGTTCTCATCGAGCCGGATGCAGAAGGCATAATTCGTAGTTCTACCTTTCCAGAGCTGTGGCTAGCGGTGACGGCTTTGTTAGAAGGCAGAATGAGCAATGTGTTGAATACTCTGCAAACAGGGCTGATATCACCAGAACATCAAGCCTTTGTGCAGAAACTTGCCGAGTCGCTGATATGA